One window of Paenibacillus albicereus genomic DNA carries:
- a CDS encoding MFS transporter, translated as MAKSTLTAEAVQEAAKPSASIFNQPRAVWAVFFAGVISFMGIGLVDPILPAISEKMNASPSQTTLLFTSYNAVMAVAMLVTGLISSRLGMKRTLLAGVVIVALFAGLGGISGGIWELVAYRGGWGLGNALFVATALTAIVSMSRGGVTKAIILYEAAIGIGIAVGPLLGGELGTLSWRGPFLGVAGCMVAAFVALIVLMPKERQVAAAADPVRRISLSDPITALVRHRPLLVFGLTACLYNIGFFTLMAYAPFVMGLEIRGIGYVFLGWGILLALTSVFMAPRLQRAYGTVKTMCAMLALFGLTLLAMAIWTDVQWVVIASVVFAGALLGNNNTLITTGVMNAAPVERSTASAAYSFLRFIGGAIAPYMAGKLGERFGHSVPFYVGAAFVLLSVVFLAANRKHIRHVDQVEAH; from the coding sequence GTGGCAAAATCGACGTTGACGGCAGAGGCCGTCCAGGAGGCGGCGAAGCCGTCTGCCAGCATCTTCAACCAGCCCCGCGCCGTGTGGGCGGTCTTTTTCGCGGGCGTCATCTCGTTCATGGGCATCGGGCTCGTGGACCCGATCCTGCCCGCCATATCGGAAAAAATGAACGCCAGCCCAAGCCAGACGACGCTGCTCTTCACGAGCTACAACGCGGTCATGGCGGTCGCGATGCTCGTCACCGGCCTCATCTCGAGCCGGCTCGGCATGAAGCGCACGCTGCTCGCCGGCGTCGTCATCGTGGCGCTGTTCGCCGGTCTCGGCGGCATCTCCGGCGGCATCTGGGAGCTCGTCGCCTACCGGGGCGGCTGGGGGCTCGGCAATGCGCTGTTCGTCGCGACCGCGCTGACCGCGATCGTGTCGATGTCGCGCGGCGGCGTCACCAAGGCGATCATCCTCTATGAAGCGGCGATCGGCATCGGCATCGCGGTCGGACCGCTGCTCGGCGGGGAGCTCGGGACGCTGTCCTGGAGAGGGCCGTTCCTCGGCGTCGCGGGCTGCATGGTCGCCGCCTTCGTCGCGCTGATCGTGCTTATGCCCAAGGAGCGCCAGGTTGCCGCAGCCGCCGATCCCGTCCGCCGCATCTCGCTGTCCGACCCGATCACGGCGCTCGTCCGCCACCGCCCGCTGCTCGTGTTCGGCCTCACGGCCTGCCTGTACAACATCGGCTTCTTCACGCTCATGGCCTATGCGCCGTTCGTCATGGGGCTGGAGATCCGCGGCATCGGCTACGTGTTCCTCGGCTGGGGCATCCTGCTCGCGCTGACGTCGGTGTTCATGGCGCCGCGTCTGCAGCGGGCGTACGGCACGGTCAAGACGATGTGCGCGATGCTGGCGCTGTTCGGACTGACGCTGCTGGCGATGGCGATCTGGACCGACGTCCAATGGGTCGTCATCGCGAGCGTCGTGTTCGCCGGAGCGCTGCTCGGCAACAACAACACGCTCATCACCACGGGCGTCATGAACGCCGCTCCGGTCGAGCGCTCGACGGCGTCGGCCGCCTACAGCTTCCTGCGCTTCATCGGCGGCGCGATCGCGCCGTACATGGCCGGCAAGCTGGGCGAGCGATTCGGGCACAGCGTGCCGTTCTACGTCGGCGCCGCCTTCGTGCTGCTGTCGGTCGTCTTTCTGGCCGCGAACCGCAAGCATATCCGCCATGTCGATCAGGTGGAAGCCCACTGA
- a CDS encoding MerR family transcriptional regulator — MYRIEDIAQMTGLTKRTIRYYEEIGLLAPERSDGGYRLYGEEHVQRLRKLIDARDALGFSLQELQEYVAIHEELTQLRQTVREETGEEKRAAVLRLEAAVQRQLAMIDAKLSQIGRVREEYHELQARIDEARQAWNQEQE, encoded by the coding sequence ATGTATAGGATCGAGGACATCGCGCAGATGACCGGCCTCACGAAGCGTACGATCCGCTACTACGAGGAGATCGGGCTGCTCGCTCCGGAGCGGAGCGACGGGGGCTACCGGCTGTATGGCGAGGAGCATGTCCAGCGGCTGCGCAAGCTGATCGACGCCCGCGACGCGCTCGGATTTTCCTTGCAGGAGCTGCAGGAGTATGTGGCGATCCACGAGGAGCTGACGCAGCTGCGGCAGACGGTGCGGGAGGAGACGGGCGAGGAGAAGCGCGCCGCCGTGCTGCGGCTCGAGGCGGCCGTGCAGCGGCAGCTGGCCATGATCGACGCCAAGCTGAGCCAGATCGGGCGCGTCCGCGAGGAATACCATGAGCTGCAGGCGCGCATCGACGAAGCGAGGCAAGCCTGGAACCAAGAACAGGAGTGA